Proteins from a genomic interval of Nocardia sp. BMG51109:
- a CDS encoding NYN domain-containing protein: MTPLSQLLVVDAANVVGSRPDGWWRDRAGAARRLLAKLSRSNETRDHPTEVLVVLEGAAKSAVDEANPEFGNLTVVLAPGSGDDTIVDVVATAGPRPITVVTADRALRDRVEALGATTIGPGRLLGSLDR, encoded by the coding sequence ATGACTCCCCTGTCCCAGCTGCTCGTGGTGGACGCCGCGAACGTCGTCGGCTCCAGACCCGACGGCTGGTGGCGGGACCGCGCGGGCGCCGCCAGACGACTGCTGGCAAAATTGTCCAGGTCGAACGAGACCCGGGACCACCCGACCGAAGTGCTCGTGGTCCTGGAGGGTGCGGCGAAATCCGCTGTCGACGAAGCGAATCCGGAATTCGGCAACCTCACGGTGGTCCTCGCGCCGGGCTCGGGAGACGATACGATCGTCGATGTCGTCGCAACTGCCGGCCCCCGCCCGATCACCGTCGTCACCGCGGACCGCGCCCTGCGCGACCGAGTCGAGGCCCTCGGCGCCACCACGATCGGCCCCGGCCGACTACTCGGCAGCCTGGACCGGTGA
- a CDS encoding helix-turn-helix transcriptional regulator: protein MIESTAGRADAADGDGPDADPALLRMVLGARLRKLREAAGISGQEAGRAIRASHSKISRLEAGRVGFRAIDIDDLLSLYGVEDEDVRSGFLLLAERANASVRWQVDDDFAAQRMDTYLALEDAASAVRSYAPGVIPELLQTAAYAHAVSTITRPGPTGDVQRRVELLMRRQRLLRRPDGPKVWLAIEEAVLRRPFGGLEVWRDQLDHVAEVAERTGATVQIVPDHIGGPAICAVPFTLLRFDAPDLSDIVHLHHATGAQFLDRRGELDAYHGIWDRLCVHAAPPGRTRDLISAAIVAGPTIPTTG, encoded by the coding sequence GTGATCGAGAGCACTGCCGGCCGTGCGGATGCGGCGGACGGAGACGGTCCGGACGCCGATCCCGCACTGCTGCGCATGGTGCTGGGCGCGCGGCTGCGAAAATTGCGCGAGGCCGCGGGGATCAGCGGGCAGGAGGCCGGCCGGGCGATCCGTGCCTCCCATTCGAAGATCAGCCGCCTCGAGGCCGGCCGGGTCGGGTTCCGGGCGATCGATATCGACGATCTGCTGAGCCTCTACGGCGTCGAGGACGAGGATGTCCGGTCCGGATTCCTGCTCCTGGCCGAACGCGCCAATGCCAGCGTGCGCTGGCAGGTCGACGACGATTTCGCCGCGCAGCGGATGGACACCTACCTGGCGCTGGAGGATGCGGCCTCGGCGGTCCGTTCGTATGCGCCGGGCGTGATTCCCGAACTGTTGCAGACCGCGGCGTACGCGCACGCGGTGTCCACGATCACCAGGCCGGGTCCGACCGGTGACGTGCAGCGCCGGGTCGAACTGCTGATGCGGCGGCAGCGGCTGCTGCGCCGCCCGGACGGGCCGAAGGTGTGGCTGGCGATCGAGGAGGCGGTGCTGCGCCGCCCGTTCGGCGGGCTCGAGGTCTGGCGCGACCAGCTCGACCACGTCGCCGAGGTCGCCGAGCGGACCGGCGCCACCGTGCAGATCGTGCCCGACCACATCGGCGGGCCCGCCATCTGCGCGGTCCCGTTCACCCTGCTCCGATTCGACGCACCGGACCTGAGCGACATCGTGCACCTGCACCACGCCACCGGCGCCCAATTTCTGGACCGGCGCGGCGAATTGGACGCCTACCATGGCATCTGGGACAGGCTGTGCGTGCACGCCGCCCCGCCCGGCCGGACCCGCGACCTGATCTCCGCGGCCATCGTTGCCGGACCGACCATTCCGACCACTGGATAG
- a CDS encoding pentapeptide repeat-containing protein, with amino-acid sequence MMTTVATIAALWFTSESLRATKNQYALSQQTVVTDRFHKAVEHLTVDKLEARLSALYLLERLAKDSPVDHPTIYSILASFVHTQSPVWHCRLVGRPGDRGRLEFDVQTAITVIGRRDVTRDAPGTDIDLSDTCLFGARLRGADLRGVDLSGTNLTGADLSHANLTGATLERANLSDTRLDDTDLTGANLLEANLSRDTEPVTRSGDHTR; translated from the coding sequence ATGATGACCACGGTGGCCACGATCGCCGCCCTGTGGTTCACCAGTGAGTCGCTGCGCGCCACGAAGAACCAATACGCGCTGTCGCAACAGACCGTGGTCACCGATCGTTTCCACAAGGCCGTAGAGCACCTGACCGTCGACAAGCTCGAGGCCCGGCTGTCCGCCCTCTACCTACTGGAACGGCTGGCCAAGGATTCACCCGTCGACCACCCGACGATCTACTCGATCCTCGCGTCGTTCGTGCACACCCAGTCACCGGTGTGGCACTGCCGGCTCGTGGGGAGACCCGGCGACCGCGGCCGGCTGGAGTTCGATGTGCAGACCGCGATCACGGTGATCGGACGGCGCGACGTCACCCGCGACGCGCCCGGCACCGATATCGACCTCAGCGACACCTGCCTGTTCGGCGCCCGCCTGCGGGGAGCCGACCTGCGCGGAGTCGACCTGTCCGGGACGAACCTCACCGGCGCCGATCTCAGCCACGCGAACCTGACCGGCGCGACCCTCGAACGGGCGAACCTGTCGGACACCCGCCTGGACGACACCGATCTCACCGGCGCAAACCTCTTGGAAGCCAACCTGTCTCGCGACACCGAGCCCGTCACCCGCTCCGGCGACCACACCCGGTAG
- a CDS encoding nitroreductase family deazaflavin-dependent oxidoreductase gives MPASPPPRPGQLDAPIVPKIIKYAGKAHVWAYRRTGGRIGGKWRIGAGFRKPVPTLLLEHRGRKSGTVFTTPLLYITDGADTVIVASQGGLPKHPQWYHNLRADPDTHIQVGRDRRAVRAVVADEQQRARLWPLLVDAYADFDTYQSWTEREIPVVILRTRTAS, from the coding sequence ATGCCCGCCAGCCCTCCTCCGCGCCCCGGACAACTCGACGCCCCGATCGTGCCGAAGATCATCAAGTACGCCGGTAAGGCTCATGTGTGGGCCTACCGCCGCACCGGCGGGCGGATCGGCGGGAAATGGCGCATCGGCGCCGGGTTCCGCAAGCCCGTGCCGACGCTTCTGCTCGAACATCGCGGCCGCAAGTCCGGGACGGTCTTCACCACGCCGCTGCTCTACATCACCGACGGCGCCGATACCGTCATCGTCGCCTCGCAGGGCGGGCTCCCGAAGCATCCGCAGTGGTACCACAACCTGCGCGCCGACCCGGACACCCACATTCAGGTCGGCCGTGACCGGCGTGCCGTGCGCGCCGTCGTCGCCGACGAGCAACAGCGCGCCCGCCTGTGGCCGTTGCTCGTCGACGCCTACGCCGATTTCGACACCTATCAGTCGTGGACCGAGCGGGAGATCCCGGTCGTCATTCTGCGAACCCGCACCGCATCCTGA
- a CDS encoding three-helix bundle dimerization domain-containing protein, which translates to MSTPERTKRGYAEITPAYRLLDIVHATALARAERRLHREFTILFDANTIHRCLHESYTEIGARAPVKLYLPLLAERFARQQLHARAKVEGRIEHTIPVVLFLCTFNAGRSQMALGFCEHYAQGRTLAWSGGAEPSGALNSAAVAAMAEVGIDISHEFPKSWTDEIIQAADIIVTMGCGDMCPELPGIRYEEWNVDDPAGLSVAEVRPIRDDIARRVTDLLTRLDIPRTR; encoded by the coding sequence GTGTCCACGCCAGAGCGGACGAAACGAGGGTACGCCGAGATCACCCCGGCCTACCGACTCCTCGACATCGTTCACGCCACGGCGCTCGCCCGCGCCGAACGCCGGCTGCACCGCGAGTTCACGATCTTGTTCGACGCCAACACGATCCACCGTTGCCTGCACGAGTCCTATACCGAGATCGGGGCCCGGGCACCGGTGAAGCTGTACCTGCCGCTGCTGGCCGAGCGTTTCGCCCGGCAGCAGCTGCACGCGCGGGCCAAGGTGGAGGGCCGCATCGAGCACACGATTCCGGTCGTGCTGTTCCTGTGCACGTTCAACGCCGGGCGTTCGCAGATGGCGCTGGGCTTCTGCGAGCACTACGCGCAGGGCCGGACGCTGGCCTGGTCCGGCGGGGCGGAGCCGAGCGGCGCGCTGAACTCCGCCGCGGTCGCGGCCATGGCCGAGGTGGGCATCGACATCTCCCACGAGTTCCCCAAGAGCTGGACCGACGAGATCATCCAGGCCGCCGACATCATCGTCACCATGGGCTGCGGTGACATGTGCCCGGAGCTCCCCGGCATCCGGTACGAGGAATGGAACGTCGACGACCCGGCCGGCCTGTCCGTCGCCGAGGTCCGGCCGATCCGCGACGATATCGCCCGCCGCGTCACCGACCTCCTGACCCGCCTCGACATCCCCCGCACCCGCTGA
- a CDS encoding carboxyl transferase domain-containing protein: MFSRIAIVNRGEAAMRLIHAVRDLSARTATPIETVALYTDVDRTATFVREADIAYDLGPASARPYLDLKVLERALVATGADAAWVGWGFVAEDPAFAELCAEIGVTFVGPSAEAMRKLGDKIGAKMLAEEVGVPVAPWSRGAVETLDAAVAAAAEIGYPLMLKATAGGGGRGIRVVRSDEELADAYERTSQEAARAFGSGVVFLERLVTGARHVEVQVIADGQGTAWALGVRDCSVQRRNQKIIEESSSPMLAPDQSAELKASAERLANAVGYRGAATVEFLYHPGEKLFAFLEVNTRLQVEHPITEYTTGFDLVEAQLHVASGGRLEGEPPVERGHAIEARLNAEDPDRDFAPAPGRIARLDLPSGPGIRVDTGVSAGDTIPADFDSMIAKIIVYGRDRHDALGRLRRAMAETTVIIEGGATNKSFVLDLLDQPEVIDGTADTGWIDRVRAEGRLVSHRHSAVALAAAAIDAYEEGERVEQQRLLSTAFGGRPQVQHKSGQPLDLQLRGATYRVRVARVGAHRFRVGVESGEEIHTADVELDRFDRHTGRMVVNGARYRVVTGTHGPVHLVEVDGVAHRVTRDEGGVVRSPAPALVVATPLEVGAEVEAGAPVLVLESMKMETVLRAPFKARLKECLVSVGTQVETGAPLVRLEPMATEDEAAEDVSATEPVDLDLPAEPEPALIPGRQRAVHGHENLRSLLLGFDVDPHDERRTLDDYLAARRAADQDGHRTLAIEIELVDVFADLAELSHNRPAGEDGGADHVHSAREYFHTYLQSLDVERAGLSSAFEAKLAKALGHYGVTDLERSPELEAAVFRIFLAQQRPAATAGVVTTLLREWLQEPQPDEILREPAGLVLERLVAATQVRFPVIADLARGVVFAWFGQPLLRRNRARVYAGVRKHLRHLDAHPDSPDRAERIGEMVRSTEPLVRLLGQRLVRTNRNNADNAIMLEVLTRRYYGNKGLTGVRTHEAAGCTFVVAERESSHIVSAAVSFDALGSTLRGLAELASGAHAIDADIYLAWEPQPENPDAIATALHEAVGAHRLPDQVRRLTVAVAGSRGAVMHHHFTFRPSATGMAEERLIRGLHPYIAQRMQIERLSKFDLTRLPSSDEEVYLFRCVARENPSDDRLVAFAQVRDLTELRDHDGRLVALPTAEDTLATCLDSIRREQSRRPSAKRLGTNRIVVYIWPPSDMTRAELEMIAERVVPTAAGAGLEEILFIARQRDQETGELTKIAVRLAFDAAGGTELTVGEPSDAPVEPLDGYRQKVLRARSRNTVYPYELTGQLGDFAEYDLEGEALVPVDRPKGHNTAGIVAGVVTTPTDRYPQGVTRVVLLGDPTKSLGALAEPECRRVIGALDLAERMQVPLEWYTLSSGAKISMKSGTENMDWVAAALKRIVEFTQDGGEINIVVTGINVGAQPYWNAEATMLMHTKGILVMTPDSAMVLTGKQALDFSGGVSAEDNFGIGGYDRVMGPNGQAQYWAPDLASARDVLMSHYDHTYVAPGERMPRRTPTTDPADRDITGFPHNLAGSDFTTVGEIFSATANPDRKKPFDIRTVMRAVADQDHPVLERWAGMADAETSVVQDAHLGGIPVCLLGMESRGVPRRGFPPTDGPDTYTAGTLFPRSSKKTARAINAASGNRPLVVLANLSGFDGSPESMRKLQLEYGAEIGRAIVNFQGPIVFCVISRYHGGAFVVFSKALNPNMTVLALEGSFASVLGGAPAAAVVFSGEVDARTAADPRVQELEARAAAGTGAERAALTAELDELRASVRAEKLGEMATEFDGVHSIRRAVEVGSVDAVIGAAEMRPRIIEAIESRLAAS; this comes from the coding sequence TTGTTCAGCCGTATCGCAATCGTCAACCGCGGAGAGGCCGCGATGCGGCTGATCCATGCCGTCCGGGATCTGTCCGCCCGGACCGCGACGCCGATCGAAACCGTCGCGCTGTACACCGATGTCGACCGCACCGCCACCTTCGTGCGCGAGGCAGACATCGCCTACGACCTCGGGCCCGCGTCCGCGCGCCCCTATCTCGACCTGAAGGTGCTGGAGCGCGCGCTGGTGGCGACCGGCGCCGACGCCGCCTGGGTCGGCTGGGGCTTCGTCGCGGAGGATCCGGCGTTCGCGGAGCTGTGCGCGGAGATCGGAGTCACCTTCGTCGGGCCGAGCGCCGAGGCGATGCGCAAGCTCGGCGACAAGATCGGCGCGAAGATGCTCGCCGAGGAGGTCGGCGTGCCGGTGGCGCCGTGGAGCCGCGGCGCGGTCGAGACCCTCGACGCCGCCGTGGCCGCCGCCGCGGAGATCGGCTATCCCCTGATGCTGAAGGCCACCGCGGGTGGCGGCGGGCGCGGCATCCGCGTGGTCCGCAGCGACGAGGAACTCGCCGACGCCTACGAGCGCACCAGCCAGGAGGCGGCGCGCGCGTTCGGCAGCGGCGTGGTGTTCCTGGAACGCCTGGTGACGGGCGCCCGGCACGTCGAGGTCCAGGTGATCGCCGACGGCCAGGGCACCGCGTGGGCACTCGGCGTCCGCGACTGCTCGGTGCAGCGGCGCAACCAGAAGATCATCGAGGAGTCGTCCTCGCCGATGCTCGCGCCGGACCAGTCGGCCGAGCTGAAGGCGTCGGCCGAGCGGCTGGCCAACGCGGTCGGTTACCGCGGCGCGGCCACCGTCGAGTTCCTCTACCACCCCGGCGAGAAGCTGTTCGCCTTCCTCGAGGTGAATACCCGCCTGCAGGTGGAACATCCGATCACCGAATACACCACCGGATTCGATCTGGTGGAGGCCCAGCTGCACGTGGCGTCGGGCGGCCGCCTGGAGGGCGAGCCGCCGGTGGAGCGCGGGCACGCCATCGAGGCCCGGCTCAACGCCGAGGATCCGGACCGCGATTTCGCGCCCGCCCCCGGCCGCATCGCCCGGCTCGACCTGCCGTCCGGTCCGGGCATCCGGGTCGACACCGGCGTGAGCGCGGGCGACACCATCCCCGCCGACTTCGACTCGATGATCGCGAAGATCATCGTCTACGGCCGCGACCGCCACGACGCGCTGGGCCGGCTGCGCCGCGCGATGGCGGAGACCACGGTGATCATCGAGGGCGGCGCGACGAACAAGAGCTTCGTGCTGGACCTGCTCGACCAGCCCGAGGTGATCGACGGCACCGCCGACACCGGCTGGATCGACCGCGTCCGCGCGGAGGGCCGGCTCGTCTCGCACCGGCATTCGGCCGTCGCGCTGGCCGCGGCCGCCATCGATGCCTACGAGGAGGGCGAGCGGGTCGAGCAGCAGCGGCTGCTGTCGACCGCGTTCGGCGGCCGCCCGCAGGTGCAGCACAAGAGCGGCCAGCCGCTGGACCTGCAACTGCGCGGCGCCACCTACCGCGTGCGTGTCGCCCGCGTCGGGGCGCACCGGTTCCGCGTCGGCGTCGAGTCGGGCGAGGAGATCCACACCGCCGACGTCGAACTCGACCGCTTCGACCGGCACACCGGCCGGATGGTCGTCAACGGCGCCCGCTATCGCGTGGTCACCGGCACGCACGGTCCGGTGCACCTGGTCGAGGTGGACGGCGTGGCACACCGGGTGACCCGCGACGAGGGCGGCGTCGTTCGTTCGCCCGCGCCCGCGCTGGTCGTGGCCACACCGCTGGAGGTCGGCGCCGAGGTCGAGGCGGGCGCACCCGTCCTCGTGCTGGAGAGCATGAAGATGGAGACGGTGCTGCGCGCACCGTTCAAGGCCCGGCTGAAGGAGTGCCTGGTCTCCGTCGGCACCCAGGTGGAGACGGGCGCGCCGCTGGTGCGGCTGGAGCCGATGGCCACCGAAGACGAGGCCGCCGAGGATGTTTCGGCCACCGAACCCGTCGACCTGGACCTGCCGGCCGAGCCCGAGCCCGCCCTCATCCCGGGCCGCCAGCGCGCCGTGCACGGCCACGAGAACCTGCGCAGCCTGCTGCTCGGCTTCGACGTCGACCCGCACGACGAGCGCCGCACCCTCGACGACTACCTCGCCGCCCGGCGCGCGGCCGATCAGGACGGCCACCGCACGCTCGCCATCGAGATCGAACTGGTCGACGTCTTCGCCGATCTCGCCGAGCTGAGCCACAACCGGCCGGCGGGCGAGGACGGCGGCGCCGACCACGTGCACAGCGCCCGCGAATATTTCCACACCTACCTGCAGAGCCTCGACGTCGAACGGGCCGGGCTCTCCTCGGCGTTCGAGGCGAAGCTCGCCAAGGCGCTGGGCCACTACGGCGTCACCGACCTGGAGCGCTCCCCGGAGCTCGAGGCCGCGGTGTTCCGGATCTTCCTGGCCCAGCAGCGCCCGGCGGCCACCGCCGGGGTGGTCACGACGCTGCTGCGGGAGTGGCTGCAGGAGCCGCAGCCCGACGAGATCCTGCGCGAGCCCGCCGGACTGGTGCTGGAACGGCTGGTGGCCGCGACGCAGGTCCGCTTCCCGGTGATCGCCGACCTGGCCCGCGGCGTGGTGTTCGCCTGGTTCGGCCAGCCGCTGCTGCGGCGCAACCGCGCCCGGGTCTACGCCGGCGTCCGCAAGCACCTGCGCCACCTGGACGCCCACCCCGACTCCCCGGACCGCGCCGAGCGGATCGGCGAGATGGTGCGCAGCACCGAGCCGCTGGTCCGGCTGCTGGGGCAGCGGCTGGTCCGCACCAACCGGAACAACGCCGACAACGCGATCATGCTGGAGGTGCTGACCCGCCGGTATTACGGCAACAAGGGCCTCACCGGCGTGCGCACCCACGAGGCCGCCGGATGCACGTTCGTGGTCGCCGAGCGCGAGAGCTCCCATATCGTCTCGGCCGCGGTGAGCTTCGATGCGCTGGGCAGCACGCTGCGCGGTCTCGCCGAACTGGCGAGCGGCGCGCACGCCATCGACGCCGACATCTACCTGGCCTGGGAGCCGCAGCCGGAGAACCCCGACGCGATCGCGACCGCGCTGCACGAGGCCGTCGGCGCGCACCGGCTGCCCGACCAGGTCCGCCGGCTCACCGTGGCCGTCGCCGGCAGCCGCGGCGCGGTCATGCACCACCACTTCACCTTCCGGCCGTCGGCCACCGGCATGGCCGAGGAGCGGCTGATCCGCGGGCTGCACCCGTACATCGCGCAGCGGATGCAGATCGAGCGGCTGAGCAAGTTCGACCTCACCCGGCTGCCCTCCTCGGACGAGGAGGTGTACCTGTTCCGGTGCGTGGCGCGGGAGAACCCGTCGGACGACCGCCTGGTCGCCTTCGCCCAGGTCCGCGACCTGACCGAGCTGCGCGACCACGACGGCCGCCTGGTCGCGCTGCCGACCGCCGAGGACACGCTCGCCACCTGCCTCGACTCGATCCGCCGCGAACAGTCCCGGCGCCCGTCGGCAAAGCGCCTGGGCACCAACCGGATCGTGGTCTACATCTGGCCGCCGAGCGATATGACCCGCGCCGAACTGGAGATGATCGCCGAGCGCGTGGTACCGACCGCCGCGGGCGCCGGGCTGGAGGAGATCCTGTTCATCGCGCGCCAGCGCGACCAGGAGACCGGCGAGCTGACCAAGATCGCGGTGCGGCTGGCGTTCGACGCCGCCGGCGGCACCGAGCTGACCGTCGGCGAGCCGTCGGACGCGCCGGTCGAGCCGCTGGACGGGTACCGGCAGAAGGTGCTGCGCGCACGCAGCCGCAACACCGTCTACCCGTACGAACTGACCGGCCAGCTCGGCGATTTCGCCGAGTACGACCTGGAGGGCGAGGCGCTGGTCCCGGTCGACCGGCCGAAGGGGCACAACACGGCCGGGATCGTCGCCGGCGTGGTCACCACCCCGACCGACCGGTACCCGCAGGGCGTCACGCGGGTGGTGCTGCTCGGCGATCCCACGAAATCGCTGGGCGCGCTGGCGGAACCGGAGTGCCGCCGGGTGATCGGCGCACTGGATCTGGCCGAGCGGATGCAGGTGCCGCTGGAGTGGTACACGCTCTCGTCCGGCGCCAAGATCTCGATGAAGTCGGGTACCGAGAACATGGACTGGGTGGCCGCCGCGCTCAAGCGGATCGTCGAGTTCACCCAGGACGGCGGCGAGATCAACATCGTGGTCACCGGCATCAACGTCGGCGCGCAGCCGTACTGGAACGCCGAGGCGACGATGCTCATGCACACCAAGGGCATCCTGGTGATGACCCCCGACTCGGCGATGGTGCTCACCGGTAAGCAGGCGCTGGACTTCTCCGGCGGCGTCTCGGCCGAGGACAACTTCGGCATCGGCGGCTACGACCGCGTGATGGGCCCGAACGGCCAGGCGCAGTACTGGGCGCCGGACCTCGCGTCGGCCCGCGACGTGCTGATGTCGCACTACGACCACACCTACGTCGCACCGGGCGAGCGGATGCCGCGGCGCACGCCGACGACCGACCCGGCCGACCGCGACATCACCGGCTTCCCGCACAACCTGGCGGGCAGCGACTTCACCACCGTCGGCGAGATCTTCTCGGCCACGGCCAACCCGGATCGCAAGAAGCCCTTCGACATTCGCACGGTGATGCGGGCGGTGGCCGACCAGGACCACCCGGTGCTGGAACGCTGGGCCGGCATGGCCGACGCCGAGACCTCGGTGGTCCAGGACGCGCATCTGGGCGGTATCCCGGTATGCCTGCTCGGCATGGAGTCGCGGGGCGTGCCGCGCCGCGGCTTCCCTCCCACCGACGGCCCCGACACCTACACCGCGGGCACCCTGTTCCCGCGGTCGTCGAAGAAGACGGCGCGGGCGATCAACGCGGCCAGCGGCAACCGGCCGCTGGTGGTGCTGGCGAACCTGTCGGGCTTCGACGGCTCGCCGGAGTCGATGCGCAAGCTGCAACTGGAGTACGGCGCCGAGATCGGCCGCGCGATCGTGAACTTCCAGGGGCCGATCGTGTTCTGCGTGATCTCGCGGTACCACGGCGGCGCGTTCGTCGTGTTCTCCAAGGCGCTGAACCCGAACATGACCGTGCTCGCGCTGGAGGGCTCGTTCGCCTCCGTGCTCGGCGGCGCCCCGGCCGCCGCGGTCGTGTTCTCCGGTGAGGTCGACGCCCGCACCGCGGCCGATCCGCGGGTACAGGAGCTGGAGGCTCGCGCGGCCGCCGGCACCGGCGCCGAACGCGCCGCGCTGACCGCGGAACTCGACGAGCTGCGCGCGTCGGTGCGCGCGGAGAAGCTCGGCGAGATGGCCACCGAATTCGATGGCGTGCACAGCATTCGGCGCGCCGTCGAGGTCGGCTCCGTCGACGCCGTCATCGGCGCGGCCGAGATGCGCCCGCGCATCATCGAGGCGATCGAGTCCCGGCTGGCCGCCTCCTAG
- a CDS encoding SAM-dependent methyltransferase, whose translation MTDDRAAVEGAAAEGIDIETPQAARIWNYWMGGSDNYPSDRAAGDAVAEVYPDIVRMAKLSREFLVQVVGHLAGAAGVRQFVDVGTGLPTMQNTHEVAQQIAPESRIVYVDNDPLVLAHARALLTNTSPEGMTTYVHADYHDPDRILDEAAKILDFDRPIAVLFMGVLGYEPDAEVVSDIVARMLRPLAPGSYLVLWDGTNTGDAVVAGGEKLIESGGVPYVLRSPQQLGAWFDGLEMVEPGLVPITDWRPLKHRIGTTDLLDAYGAVARKP comes from the coding sequence ATGACCGACGATCGCGCGGCTGTCGAGGGCGCGGCTGCCGAGGGCATCGATATCGAGACGCCCCAGGCCGCCCGCATCTGGAACTACTGGATGGGCGGTAGCGACAACTACCCGTCGGACCGCGCGGCCGGCGATGCGGTGGCCGAGGTCTATCCCGATATCGTGCGGATGGCCAAGCTGTCGCGGGAGTTCCTGGTCCAGGTGGTCGGCCATCTGGCCGGTGCGGCCGGAGTCCGGCAGTTCGTCGACGTGGGCACCGGCTTGCCCACGATGCAGAACACCCACGAGGTGGCCCAGCAGATCGCGCCCGAGTCCCGCATCGTCTACGTCGACAACGACCCGCTGGTCCTGGCGCACGCGCGCGCGTTGCTGACCAACACGAGCCCGGAGGGCATGACGACCTACGTGCACGCCGACTACCACGATCCCGACCGCATCCTCGACGAGGCCGCGAAGATCCTGGATTTCGACCGTCCGATAGCGGTGCTGTTCATGGGCGTGCTCGGCTACGAGCCGGATGCCGAGGTCGTCTCCGATATCGTCGCGCGCATGCTGCGCCCGTTGGCCCCGGGCAGCTACCTGGTGCTGTGGGACGGCACGAACACGGGCGACGCGGTGGTGGCCGGCGGCGAGAAGCTGATCGAATCGGGCGGCGTGCCGTACGTGCTGCGCAGCCCGCAGCAGCTGGGCGCGTGGTTCGACGGTCTGGAGATGGTGGAGCCCGGGCTGGTCCCGATCACCGACTGGCGCCCGCTGAAACACCGGATCGGCACGACCGACCTCCTCGACGCCTACGGCGCCGTCGCCCGCAAGCCTTAG
- a CDS encoding SAM-dependent methyltransferase codes for MIDDQDSGAPEIEIDTSIAHEARVYDYWLGGKDNYPADRALGDAVAAHVPTIKTMARANRDFLARSVRYLVSDAGITQFLDIGTGIPTAGNTHEVAQRLDPGARVVYVDKDPIVLAHARALMTGTPTGSTRFIPADLHDPRGILDHPALVETLDLNRPVGIMLVAIMMYFRDADRPGDVVATLLDAVPSGSYLVLTHPTADFDPEAMAAAAAAAEASGIAFVPRSHAEIGTLFGGTELIEPGIVPVASWRPDLADGPTAVGDPHSAWYWAGIGRKP; via the coding sequence ATGATCGACGACCAGGATTCCGGCGCACCGGAGATCGAGATCGACACCTCGATCGCCCACGAGGCGCGCGTCTACGACTACTGGCTCGGCGGTAAGGACAACTATCCCGCCGACCGCGCGCTCGGCGATGCCGTCGCCGCCCACGTCCCGACGATCAAGACGATGGCCCGCGCCAACCGGGACTTCCTCGCCCGCTCGGTCCGCTACCTGGTGTCCGATGCCGGGATCACCCAGTTCCTCGACATCGGGACGGGCATCCCGACCGCCGGCAACACCCACGAGGTCGCCCAGCGCCTGGATCCGGGTGCGCGCGTGGTCTACGTCGACAAGGATCCGATCGTGCTCGCGCACGCCCGCGCGCTGATGACCGGGACGCCCACCGGCAGCACCCGCTTCATCCCCGCCGATCTGCACGATCCGCGCGGCATTCTCGACCATCCCGCGCTCGTCGAGACGCTCGACCTGAACCGGCCCGTCGGCATCATGCTCGTCGCGATCATGATGTATTTCCGCGACGCCGATCGTCCGGGCGATGTCGTCGCCACCCTGCTGGACGCCGTGCCGTCCGGCAGTTATCTCGTCCTCACCCATCCCACGGCCGATTTCGATCCGGAGGCCATGGCCGCCGCCGCGGCGGCCGCCGAGGCCTCCGGTATCGCGTTCGTACCCCGCAGCCACGCCGAGATCGGCACCCTGTTCGGCGGCACCGAACTGATCGAGCCGGGCATCGTGCCCGTCGCCAGCTGGCGTCCCGACCTCGCCGACGGCCCCACCGCCGTCGGCGATCCGCACAGTGCCTGGTACTGGGCGGGTATCGGCCGGAAGCCCTGA